Proteins co-encoded in one Gossypium arboreum isolate Shixiya-1 chromosome 11, ASM2569848v2, whole genome shotgun sequence genomic window:
- the LOC108472295 gene encoding disease resistance protein RPV1-like, producing MLASTSSSSAAAAAAAADMIKARTYDVFLSFRGEDTRDGFVSHLYKDLCRKNIQTFIDSEMLPRGDEISEALLTAIEGARASVIVFSKDYASPKWCLDELVKIMDYNKCVVPVFYGVDPSDVRNQTGSFADAFAKHEENFKHHVEKVKSWRSALTSAANLSGWDLKEIRSKATLKDKIVKDVLMKLNRGTSSANLEGLVGVERRMQKVLSLFQDGFPDFQMLGIWGMGGTGKTTLAEAIFYHLLNGFQSCFFLPNVRESDEQGTLFQLRQQLFSTILEDENLYISTPRIGSGFIKDRISRKKVLIVCDDVSKSRQLDYLFGRNNRLGPGSRVIVTTRDKKVLIQYGIHLIYEVEVLDRDESVQLFCQLFANGNPLAITLFGTSIYGKDKNYQESAVKELKQIPNPDILKLLRSSFDGLNPVEKDIFLDIASFLKREDLDFVRRLMDAFYGSAHSSIENLIDKSLISVSQHKIEMHDLLQQMGRDIIYNESPSEPERRSRLWIPNDIYNVLTENSGTKTLKGMLLDMSKIPKLELNAEAFGKMRKLKFLKFYHSCKTNSKIFLPQGLLSLPNELRFDPRNLVELNMSFSNLEQLWEGKRDLGNLKVISLFYSKNLVRLPDLSSATNLEKIDLMGCSNLRELPSSLHQLEKLTELGIECCTNLRSLPSFYKATSLTKLFLTGCINLLSFPEVSSNVTELCLHGTAIEEVPSSIECLSNLCVFTLTNCKRLKSLPTSIHKLKSLEYFYAEGCSRLEAFPEILDTMEDLDLSGTALKELPSSIDNFIGLEKLVLSNCENLVCLPTNFYKLKSLENLEVKGCSRLEALPEILDIMEQLRELNLNGTDVKELPSSIDNLIGLEKLVLNNCENVVCLLDSFCCGDSNLLVKHTFTAIGLSSLKKLNLSESNLENLPTTIKQFPYLEWLILRKCKRLKSLPELPPSLVYLDDHDCTSLEDVKSIKKLFEQAVLYEDGRWLIV from the exons ATGCTtgcttcaacatcttcttcttctgctgctgctgctgctgctgctgctgataTGATCAAAGCAAGGACATATGATGTTTTCCTTAGCTTCAGAGGCGAGGATACTCGTGATGGTTTCGTGAGTCATCTGTATAAAGATTTGTGTCGAAAGAATATCCAAACTTTTATAGACAGCGAGATGCTTCCAAGAGGAGATGAAATTTCAGAGGCACTGTTAACGGCCATTGAAGGAGCGAGGGCTTCAGTCATTGTTTTCTCCAAAGACTACGCTTCTCCCAAATGGTGCTTGGATGAGCTGGTCAAGATCATGGACTACAACAAATGTGTTGTTCCTGTTTTTTACGGTGTAGACCCCTCAGATGTCCGGAACCAAACAGGGAGTTTTGCAGATGCATTTGCAAAGCATGAAGAAAATTTCAAGCATCATGTTGAAAAGGTGAAATCCTGGAGAAGTGCTTTGACGTCTGCTGCCAATTTATCTGGTTGGGATTTAAAAGAGATTCG GTCCAAGGCAACATTGAAAGACAAAATTGTCAAAGATGTATTGATGAAATTGAATCGTGGAACCTCAAGCGCTAATTTAGAGGGTTTAGTTGGAGTTGAGAGGCGGATGCAGAAAGTTTTGTCATTATTTCAAGATGGATTTCCAGATTTTCAAATGCTAGGTATTTGGGGTATGGGAGGTACAGGCAAAACTACACTTGCTGAAGCCATTTTTTACCATCTTTTAAATGGTTTCCAAAGTTGCTTCTTTCTTCCGAACGTGAGAGAATCAGATGAGCAAGGAACATTATTTCAATTGCGTCAGCAACTTTTTTCAACCATATTGGAGGATGAAAATTTATATATCTCAACTCCCAGAATCGGATCAGGCTTTATTAAGGACAGGATTTCCAGGAAAAAAGTTCTGATAGTTTGTGATGATGTGTCTAAGTCAAGGCAACTCGACTATTTATTTGGAAGAAACAATCGACTCGGCCCTGGAAGTCGAGTCATCGTTACAACTAGAGATAAAAAAGTGCTTATCCAATATGGCATTCACCTCATTTATGAAGTGGAGGTATTAGACAGAGATGAATCTGTTCAGCTCTTTTGTCAAC TTTTTGCTAATGGAAACCCCTTGGCTATTACACTTTTCGGGACCTCTATTTATGGAAAGGACAAAAACTACCAGGAAAGTGCAGTAAAAGAACTAAAGCAGATTCCTAACCCAGACATTCTTAAATTGTTGAGAAGCAGTTTTGATGGACTAAATCCTGTAGAGAAAGACATATTTCTTGATATTGCTAGTTTCTTGAAAAGGGAGGATTTAGACTTTGTAAGAAGGCTTATGGATGCTTTTTATGGCTCTGCACATTCAAGTATTGAGAACCTCATTGATAAATCCCTTATATCTGTTTCACAACATAAGATAGAAATGCATGATTTATTGCAACAGATGGGTCGGGATATCATTTACAATGAATCACCTTCAGAGCCTGAAAGACGCAGTAGGTTATGGATTCCTAATGACATTTATAATGTGCTAACAGAAAACAGT GGGACGAAAACACTCAAAGGCATGCTACTTGATATGTCCAAAATTCCAAAATTGGAATTAAATGCAGAAGCCTTTGGGAAGATGCGGAAACTTAAATTCCTCAAATTCTATCACTCTTGCAAGACAAATTCCAAAATCTTTCTTCCTCAAGGGCTTTTATCACTTCCTAATGAGCTAAG GTTTGATCCAAGGAACCTAGTTGAACTTAATATGAGTTTTAGCAATCTCGAACAACTTTGGGAGGGAAAACGG GATTTAGGAAATTTGAAGGTTATCAGTCTTTTCTATTCTAAGAACCTTGTAAGACTCCCGGACCTCTCAAGTGCCACCAATCTTGAAAAGATAGATCTGATGGGGTGTTCTAACTTGCGTGAGCTTCCTTCATCCCTTCATCAACTGGAGAAGCTAACTGAATTGGGTATCGAGTGTTGTACAAATCTTAGATCTCTGCCTAGCTTTTATAAAGCCACATCCCTCACGAAACTTTTTCTTACTGGCTGCATTAATCTGTTAAGCTTTCCAGAGGTTTCATCGAATGTAACAGAGCTATGTTTACATGGAACTGCAATTGAAGAAGTTCCTTCCTCCATCGAATGTCTCTCTAATCTTTGTGTATTCACACTAACGAATTGCAAGAGGCTTAAATCTCTTCCCACAAGTATTCATAAATTGAAATCTCTGGAGTATTTCTATGCTGAAGGTTGCTCAAGATTGGAGGCTTTCCCAGAAATCTTGGACACCATGGA GGATCTTGATTTAAGCGGAACCGCTTTGAAGGAATTACCATCATCAATTGACAATTTTATTGGTCTTGAGAAATTGGTATTGAGTAATTGTGAAAACCTTGTTTGCCTTCCTACCAACTTTTATAAATTGAAATCTCTTGAAAATTTGGAAGTTAAAGGTTGCTCAAGATTGGAGGCTTTACCAGAAATCTTGGACATCATGGAGCAGTTGAGGGAACTTAATTTAAACGGAACGGATGTGAAGGAATTACCATCTTCAATTGACAATCTTATTGGTCTTGAAAAATTGGTATTGAACAACTGTGAAAACGTTGTTTGCCTTCTTGACAGCTTTTGTTGCGGTGATTCTAATCTATTAGTAAAACACACGTTTACTGCCATTGGGTTATCCTCATTGAAGAAGTTAAATTTATCTGAAAGCAATCTTGAGAACTTGCCCACAACCATCAAACAATTTCCTTACTTGGAATGGTTAATCTTGAGGAAATGTAAGAGACTGAAATCATTACCAGAGCTTCCACCAAGCCTGGTATATTTAGATGATCATGACTGCACTTCATTAGAGGATGTCAAAAGCATTAAGAAGCTTTTTGAGCAAGCAGTGCTTTATGAGGATGGGAGATGGTTAATAGTCTAG